The sequence ACTGATTGAAGTTTTAAAACAACAGCTTCCTGATGCTGAGTTATTCCTGCTCCGTGCACAAGGGTCGGTGTTTTTTTCCCCCCGACAACAAGAGGTGCGATGTAGACATACATGTCATCCATAAATCTATGATTCAGGAAACTCCAAATCACTGTTCCGCCGCCTTCAACTAAGAGTTTGTGTATCCCCCGATCTACCAAAATCTGCAGCAGATACGCAAGATCAACATTCCCTTCAACATCAGCAGGGCAGCCAACGACGTCGACGTGTTTTCCTGGGAATTTTTTTTCATATCCTTTGGTGGTAACAATCATGGTAGGAGCAGCATCGTTAAGGACGAGGGCAGTCGATGGTATTCTACAGGTACTATCA is a genomic window of Candidatus Thermoplasmatota archaeon containing:
- a CDS encoding 2,5-diamino-6-(ribosylamino)-4(3H)-pyrimidinone 5'-phosphate reductase gives rise to the protein MQRPYIIINCAMSADGKTALPNGKQLRLSCEEDLKRMYELRHSCDAVLVGINTVLTDDPKLTVKETYVKNPRQPLRVILDSTCRIPSTALVLNDAAPTMIVTTKGYEKKFPGKHVDVVGCPADVEGNVDLAYLLQILVDRGIHKLLVEGGGTVIWSFLNHRFMDDMYVYIAPLVVGGKKTPTLVHGAGITQHQEAVVLKLQSVKTLGPGILVHYTFA